The Pseudomonas sp. SCB32 DNA window ACTTCCCGCGCTTCCGCGCCATCGCCGACAAGGTCGGGGCGCTGCTGTTCGTCGACATGGCCCACGTCGCCGGCCTGGTCGCCGCGGGCCTCTACCCGAACCCGCTGCCCTACGCCGACGTGGTCACCACCACCACCCACAAGACCCTGCGTGGTCCGCGTGGCGGCCTGATCCTGGCCAAGTCCAACGAAGAGATCGAGAAGAAGCTCAACTCCGCCGTCTTCCCCGGCGCCCAGGGCGGCCCGCTGATGCACGTGATCGCCGCCAAGGCGGTGTGCTTCAAGGAAGCGCTGGAACCCGGCTTCAAGGACTACCAGGCCCAGGTGATCCAGAACGCCAAGGCCATGGCCGAGGTATTCATCGGTCGCGGCTACGACGTGGTCTCCGGCGGCACCGACAACCACCTGATGCTGATCAGCCTGGTGAAGCAGGGCCTGACCGGCAAGGAAGCGGACGCCGCCCTCGGCCGCGTCGGCATCACCGTGAACAAGAACGCCGTGCCGAACGACCCGCAGAGCCCGTTCGTCACCTCCGGCATCCGCATCGGCACTCCGGCGGTCACCACCCGTGGCCTGCAGGAAAGCCAGTGCCGCGAGCTGGCCGGCTGGATCTGCGATGTGCTGGACCACCTGGGCGACGCCGACGTGGAGGCCAAGGTGGCCACCCAGGTCGCCGGCCTGTGCGCGGACTT harbors:
- the glyA gene encoding serine hydroxymethyltransferase, with the protein product MFSKHDQIQGYDDELLAAMDAEEARQEDHLELIASENYTSKRVMQAQGSGLTNKYAEGYPGKRYYGGCEHVDKVEQLAIDRAKQLFGADYANVQPHSGSSANAAVYLALLNAGDTILGMSLAHGGHLTHGAKVSSSGKLYNAVQYGLNTATGLIDYDEVERLAVEHKPKMIVAGFSAYSKTLDFPRFRAIADKVGALLFVDMAHVAGLVAAGLYPNPLPYADVVTTTTHKTLRGPRGGLILAKSNEEIEKKLNSAVFPGAQGGPLMHVIAAKAVCFKEALEPGFKDYQAQVIQNAKAMAEVFIGRGYDVVSGGTDNHLMLISLVKQGLTGKEADAALGRVGITVNKNAVPNDPQSPFVTSGIRIGTPAVTTRGLQESQCRELAGWICDVLDHLGDADVEAKVATQVAGLCADFPVYR